The Planktothrix agardhii NIES-204 genomic interval AATATCCTCGCCTTTTTGAGTAGCTGTTTTCAACACTTCTGCTAAAGCTCCCCCATCCCGAATCCCCATATTTAAACCCTGTCCTCCTACGGGATGACAACAATGGGCGGCATCTCCAACTAGAGCTAATCGGTGTTGAATATAGCGATCGCTCTGCATTAATTGTACTGGATAAACATAGCGATCGCTCAATAATTCCAACTTTCCTAATAATCCTCCGGTGCGATATTCTAATAACTTTAAAAACTCCGTTTCATCTAACTCCTTTAAAGCCTGGGCTTCAGCATGGGGAGCCGTCCACACCACCTGACAGCGATTTCCGGGTAAGGGTAAAACCCCCATGGGGCCACTTGGCCAAAACCTTTCAAAAGCAATATTTTGATGAGATTTTTCCGTTTTAATCGTCATCGCAATACAAGATTGCCAATATTTCCAACCGTGGGTTTTAATTCCCGCTTCTTCCCGTAATCGAGATTTAGAACCATCGGCTGCCACAATAATTTTACCATAAAAAGTGTTAAGATCACCTTGATTTTCGATTTCAACTTCTACATAATCGGGGTGATAATTAACATTCTTTAAACTAGCCGGACATTGCCAAGAAATATTCGGACATTGGGATAAAAATTCATACATTGCCGATAAAATTATCCCATGTTCACCGACATATCCTAATTGATCTGTTCCCAAATCTTGACACATAAACTGCACTACTCTATGATAATCAGAATCACTTAAATTAATCTGATAAAAGGTAGTAATTTTTGTGACAATTTCATCCCAAACCCCAATAGATTTAAGAATACGTCCCGTTTGTAAAGTCAAAGCATAAGCCTGTTTTTTACTAATGGCAACCTCTGGCTGTTGGGATTCAATTATTGTTATTTTCAACCCCGAATCTTTCAACCCACAAGCCAAAGTTGCCCCAACAATTCCACCCCCAACAATAACGACATCATAATCGATCTTGGGTTTTGATGAATCGACCACGGAAGATTGAGTTTGTGAACGCGACTGCACCAGCATTGTACTCTATAACTATATTTACAATTTGACTATAGCAATTCTAAATCAATCGTGGTAGGGGGTAATTCATGAATTACCCCTACAGTCAGGGTTAAATTTGAAAAAATATGACAACTCAAATAGGATTGCTATAGCTCTATTCTTACACAGTTATCAGTTATTCGTCTATTACCCATTACCTATAACGGATTTAAGCGAATTACGCAGATTAACACAGATTAAAATCCGTGAAATCCGTAAAATCCTCTTAAATCCGTGATCTCTATTCCTATATGTCACAATAGGGGAGATAAAACATTAATCACTGTAAGTATGACCTTATTATTAGCCGGAGATATTGGGGGAACAAAAACGATTTTGCGCTTGGTGGATGGGACGGAAATTGTGAAAGATAGCCAAACCCAAGAGCGATTAAAAACCCTCTATGAATCTCGTTATTTAAGTGGGGATTATCCTGATTTAGTTCCCATTGTAAAACAATTTTTACAGGAAGCCCAGGAACAATTAGGAGAGAATCTGCATCCCGAAAAAGCCTGTTTTGCCATTGCGGGGCCAGTAGTGCATCAAACCGCCAAATTAACTAATTTACCTTGGCACTTAGATGCTCAATATTTAGGGTCAGAATTAGCTATTTCCCAGGTGACTTTAATTAATGATTTTGAGGCGGTAGGATATGGGGTTACGGGTTTACCAGAAAGCGATCTTTTAGTATTACAAAAAGGACAGCATCAGGCGGATTCACCTATTGGAGTGATTGGGGCGGGAACTGGCTTAGGTCAATGTTTTGTTACACCTTTAGTTAATGGAATCAAAGTCTATCCCTGTGAAGGCGGTCATACGGATTTTGCCCCACGTTATGAATTAGAATTTCAGTTAATGAAGTATTTATTAGCTAAACATAGTATTGATAGAATATCCGTAGAACGGGTGGTATCTGGGCCAGGGATTATAGCGATTTATCAGTTTTTACGCGATACTGCTACGCAACGCTGGCGCGATCGCAATATGGCTACAGAATCTCCAGAAATTAGCGATATTGTCAAGGAATGGGAACATCAAATCGGGTTAACAGAAGTAACAGTTGATCCCGCCGCGGCTATTTCTCAAGCTGCTTTAGAAAAACGGGATCATTTATCAGAACAAACCATGCAGCTTTTTGTAGAATCCTATGGAGCAGAAGCGGGAAATTTAGCGTTAAAACTATTACCTTATGGCGGGTTATATATTGCTGGAGGAATTGCACCTAAGATTTTACCTTTATTAGAAACTTCTGAATTTATGCAGGCTTTTTCTAATAAAGGACGCATGAAACCCATCTTAGCTAAAGTTCCCGTTTATGTAGTATTAAATCCTCAAGTGGGATTAATTGGGGCGGCGGTTTGTGCCGCGATTTTTTAACCGTTATAAATAGTAGGGGTAATTCATGAATTACCCCTACTAACCCCATATTATTTGTCTTTCCAACTCGATAATGCAGGAGTTTCTATTAATGTTTGACTTAACCGTTCATGTAAATAACCATTAGTTGCTAAAATTCGACCCGAACTAATTTGAAACGGACTGGTATCATAAGCTGTTACTTTCCCTCCCGCTTCTTCTACTAATACAATTCCCGCCGCCATATCCCAAGGAGATAAACCCCTTTCCCAATAGCCATCTAACCGTCCACAGGCCGTATGTGCTAAATCAATTGAAGCCGCCCCACTGCGACGAACTCCCTGGGTTAAATGGGTTAAATGGGCAAATTCGGCATAATTATTATCCGTGGTTTCTCGGCGATCATAGGCAAAGCCTGTGACTAATAAACTTTTATCTAAACTATTGGTTTTAGATACACTAATTAAACGATTATTGCAAGTTGCTCCTAATCCTTTAGCGGCTTGAAATAATTCATCATGGAAGGGATCATAAATCACCCCAACTTGAGGAACGCCATTAATTAATAATCCAATAGAAGCGGAAAAAAACGGATATTGATGGGCGAAATTAGTGGTTCCATCTAAAGGGTCAATAGCCCAAAGATAGGGACTTTTCAAATCACCCAATTCCCCCGATTCTTCGGTTAAAATTCCATGGTCAGGGACATGACGCTCCAATACGGCTAAAATCGCCGCTTCCGATGCCTTATCCGCTTCGGTGACTAAATCCCCAGACCGTCCCTTTTCCTGAACATCTGTTAAATTTCCCAAATAGTATTTTAAAACAGCACCCCCCGCCTGAGCAGCTAAGGTGGCAACATCTAAAAAAAACTGTAATTCATTTTTAGTCATATTATTTCAGCATTCGTAATTCGTAATTCGTAATTCCCAATTCATAATTGTGCCCACTACTCCCTGCCTTCTAAGGCTGTTGCTGTCGAAATTCCGTTGGTGTTAAACCCATGGGTTTATCGGGGTTCCAAATGCCATTTCCCATGAGTCGGGCATATTCCTGAGCATAGTTAAACCTTTGACTATATTGAGTCTGGAAATTGGAAGTCACCGGGCGATAAATAGAGGATGTTTCTGCTAAAACATATCCTTCTTTGAGCAACTGTTCATTAATTAAAATTCCGTCAATCCAGATATAACCTGAGATGCGACCATAGCGATCTTTTGCGGTTAAATCTGCTTCTAATAGGATTTTTTTACCCTCAGAAAGTTGTTTTAAATGTTGTTTAGCTCTGGTTCCCCAAGGATCTTGTTTCAAGTCAGGGGCAATAATTCCTGCTAATCTAACTTGTTGCAACACCGGAATTTTAGCCGTTTTATCAAGAATTTCCAGGGTTTGACCACTAATCACCCGTTCAACTTTGGTAAAAATGCCTTTGGGAAGGTCAGGTTGAGAACAACTGGTCAGCAGGAGTAATAAACCCAATACTATTGCGCCATACCATTTTCCTCTAAACCTGAAATCCAGTAGATTAGTCTTCGTCCAGGGGTAATCTGGTTTTAACTTTACCTTTACCAAAGTAGCGTCCGAATTGAAGTTCATACACTTCATCCTCGTCTTGGGTTTCCACAACTAAATCGGAGTGGGGATAACTGACACAGAGTAACGCATATCCCTGTTTCTGTAAGTCCGGGGAGAGTCCCATGGCTTCCGGTTGGTACAACTCCCCAGAAACTACCCTTACTGCACAACTGGTACAGGCACCATTGCGACAAGAAAAGGGCAAGTCTACCCCTTGATTTTCGGCACTTTGCAGAATATATCGGTCTTCGGGGACGTTGACATAAAAACGCTCACCTGTCTGACGATAATGAATTTCTACGCGATGGGAACTGGCCATAAAAAAAATTTCTGAGATCGTGTTGACTTTCCGAAATTTATGATAGTATATATTTTCGTGGGTAAAAATGAAATATTCCACCTGGAGAGGTGGCCGAGCGGTTGAAGGCGCGACACTGGAAATGTCGTTTAGGGGTGACTTTAACGAGGGTTCGAATCCCTCCCTCTCCGTTTTTGTTAGAAGGTAATGGGTAATAGGTAATGGGTAATGGGTAATAGAAAGAGTTTACTCCCCCTGCTACCGATGCTCCTCTTGTTCGGACATTGCGATCGCTAGATCAGCAACAACCGAACCCAATCCTGTTAATAAGTTTGATACCCTATATACAGGGAGCATACTATCCAAAAATGAGTAGCCTAGGGATCACTATCACTGTATTGAGGAAAGGGGAAGAATGTCTGCGACTGACTACAAAGACTACTACACGACTTTAGGACTAGATAAAACCGCAACGGCGGAGGATATTAAAAAAGCTTATCGCAAACTAGCCCGCAAATATCACCCGGACATGAATCCGGGGAACAAACAAGCTGAGGCGAGTTTTAAGGATGTCAGCGAAGCCTATGAGGTGTTATCCGACCCTGAGAAACGTGGAAAATATGATCAATTCGGTCAATATTGGAATCAAGCTGGAGCGACAGGTTGGCCGGGTGGTGCGGGTTCGGCTCAAGACGTTAGCGGGTTTGATTTTAGTCAATTTAACAGTTTTGATGATTTTATTAATAGTCTTTTAGGTCGTGGGGCTACCGGGGCTAGACCCGGAAGTAGTAGCAGTCGTAGTTATTCCTATCGGACTCAAACTGGAAACCCTTCTGGATTTGGGGGGAGTCCCTACGGTAATGATCTTGGTTCGGGATTTAACACCCGTAATCCTTCCTCTGTCGCTGATACGGAAGCGATTATTACTCTAACTCTGGCTGAAGCCTTTCATGGGGTACAAAAACGCTTTGCAACTGGAGAGGTAACGATTCCGTCGGGAGTTAAGCCTGGAAGTCGGATTCGAGTGAGAGGCCAAGGTCAACTTGACCCCTACAATCAACAACGGGGGGATTTATACCTGAAAGTGGAAATTCAACCCCATAGCTTTTTTCAATTTGATGGGGATAATCTGGTTTGTGAAGTTCCGGTTACTCCCGATGAAATGGTTTTAGGGACATCAATTGAAGTTCCGACACCTGATGGGATGGTGACGATGAATATTCCAGCCGGAATTCGTTCAGGACAGTCGTTAAGGTTACGGGGCAAAGGATGGCCAAAACCTAAAGGAGGCGGTCGCACGGATCAATTAGTTAAAATTATTGTTGTGCCACCAAAAGAAATTAGTCCAAGTGAACGGGAATATTATGAGAAAATTCGTGCCAGTCGCACGTTTAATCCCCGCAATAGTTTAAAAGACATCAAGCTTTGAAGGGGAATAGGCAATAGGAATAGGCAATAGGCAATAGGCAATAGGCAATAGATTTTTATTCCCATAAATACCGAAAATGCTTACTTTTGTATCTTGACAAAACACGCGAAATATGTATATCAAGCCCTAAAAGAATTAAAGTCAGCAATTTTGCCGATCAAACTTGTTAACTTTATAGATTTTCAAACTCCAGTAATATTGCCATAATTGGCGCACAGTAGCAGAGGGATGTGTCCTGTACGCTCCGAGATTATATAAATACTTTTGAGTAATTCAGGGGAGTCTAATATAATCTCAATCCGGTGGCATCTCTCTTTGAAGATGTGGTAGCGGGTTCGTAAGTAGGGGTTGAAGTCACAAAAGGTCTAAGTTCCCCTTTGATGTGATATTTGTTCACCCCTACACTTTTTTTTGCTCTAGCAGGGAATAGGGAATAATATAAAAAGTTCCAATCTATTGCTACACTCGAAAAAGTGATCAATAATTGGTTTTTTATGTCTACTTATGATGTGATTATCATTGGTGCAGGTCATAATGGGTTAGTTTGTGCGGCCTATCTCCTCAAAGCCGGATATAGTGTTTTACTATTAGAAAAACGTTCCGTTCCTGGGGGTGCGGCCACAACGGAAGAAGTCATGGCAGAAGACGCACCCGGATTTAAGTTTAACCTCTGTGCAATTGATCATGAATTTATCCATCTTGGCCCGGTGGTGCAGGAATTAGAATTAACCAAATACGGCTTAGATTATTTATATTGTGACCCGGTGGTGTTTTGTCCGCACCCCGATGGACGGTATTTTTTAGCTCATC includes:
- the ubiH gene encoding putative 2-octaprenyl-6-methoxyphenol 4-monoxygenase, UbiH, which translates into the protein MLVQSRSQTQSSVVDSSKPKIDYDVVIVGGGIVGATLACGLKDSGLKITIIESQQPEVAISKKQAYALTLQTGRILKSIGVWDEIVTKITTFYQINLSDSDYHRVVQFMCQDLGTDQLGYVGEHGIILSAMYEFLSQCPNISWQCPASLKNVNYHPDYVEVEIENQGDLNTFYGKIIVAADGSKSRLREEAGIKTHGWKYWQSCIAMTIKTEKSHQNIAFERFWPSGPMGVLPLPGNRCQVVWTAPHAEAQALKELDETEFLKLLEYRTGGLLGKLELLSDRYVYPVQLMQSDRYIQHRLALVGDAAHCCHPVGGQGLNMGIRDGGALAEVLKTATQKGEDIGQKRVLKRYEGWRQKENLIVLGLTDFLDRTFSGNWTLKVGLRRLGLGVLTKVQIFRYLALRLMTGLIGRAPKLNPEIHG
- the glk_2 gene encoding glucokinase, whose product is MTLLLAGDIGGTKTILRLVDGTEIVKDSQTQERLKTLYESRYLSGDYPDLVPIVKQFLQEAQEQLGENLHPEKACFAIAGPVVHQTAKLTNLPWHLDAQYLGSELAISQVTLINDFEAVGYGVTGLPESDLLVLQKGQHQADSPIGVIGAGTGLGQCFVTPLVNGIKVYPCEGGHTDFAPRYELEFQLMKYLLAKHSIDRISVERVVSGPGIIAIYQFLRDTATQRWRDRNMATESPEISDIVKEWEHQIGLTEVTVDPAAAISQAALEKRDHLSEQTMQLFVESYGAEAGNLALKLLPYGGLYIAGGIAPKILPLLETSEFMQAFSNKGRMKPILAKVPVYVVLNPQVGLIGAAVCAAIF
- a CDS encoding inositol monophosphatase family protein, giving the protein MTKNELQFFLDVATLAAQAGGAVLKYYLGNLTDVQEKGRSGDLVTEADKASEAAILAVLERHVPDHGILTEESGELGDLKSPYLWAIDPLDGTTNFAHQYPFFSASIGLLINGVPQVGVIYDPFHDELFQAAKGLGATCNNRLISVSKTNSLDKSLLVTGFAYDRRETTDNNYAEFAHLTHLTQGVRRSGAASIDLAHTACGRLDGYWERGLSPWDMAAGIVLVEEAGGKVTAYDTSPFQISSGRILATNGYLHERLSQTLIETPALSSWKDK
- a CDS encoding nuclease, SNase-like, translating into MGLLLLLTSCSQPDLPKGIFTKVERVISGQTLEILDKTAKIPVLQQVRLAGIIAPDLKQDPWGTRAKQHLKQLSEGKKILLEADLTAKDRYGRISGYIWIDGILINEQLLKEGYVLAETSSIYRPVTSNFQTQYSQRFNYAQEYARLMGNGIWNPDKPMGLTPTEFRQQQP
- a CDS encoding ferredoxin (ferredoxin (2Fe-2S)), producing MASSHRVEIHYRQTGERFYVNVPEDRYILQSAENQGVDLPFSCRNGACTSCAVRVVSGELYQPEAMGLSPDLQKQGYALLCVSYPHSDLVVETQDEDEVYELQFGRYFGKGKVKTRLPLDED
- the dnaJ_2 gene encoding chaperone protein DnaJ, with translation MSATDYKDYYTTLGLDKTATAEDIKKAYRKLARKYHPDMNPGNKQAEASFKDVSEAYEVLSDPEKRGKYDQFGQYWNQAGATGWPGGAGSAQDVSGFDFSQFNSFDDFINSLLGRGATGARPGSSSSRSYSYRTQTGNPSGFGGSPYGNDLGSGFNTRNPSSVADTEAIITLTLAEAFHGVQKRFATGEVTIPSGVKPGSRIRVRGQGQLDPYNQQRGDLYLKVEIQPHSFFQFDGDNLVCEVPVTPDEMVLGTSIEVPTPDGMVTMNIPAGIRSGQSLRLRGKGWPKPKGGGRTDQLVKIIVVPPKEISPSEREYYEKIRASRTFNPRNSLKDIKL